TTCCGCCCTCGACCGGCGCAATGGAGCGGCGTTCCGTGGGGACAAGATCGGATTCATCTTCCAGGACTTCAACCTCATCCCGGTGCTCACCGTCTACGAGAACATCGAATATCCGCTGCTCATGGTGCAGGACGTTCCGGCGCCCGAGCGTTCCGATCGGGTCCTCGCGCTGCTCGAGGCCGTCGGGATGCTAGAGCAGATGCACAAGTTCCCCGACCAGATATCCGGGGGGCAGAAGCAGCGGGTGGCGGTTGCCCGGGCGCTGGTCACCAAGCCCGAGCTGGTGCTTGCCGACGAGCCCACGGCGAACCTGGACCACGCGACCGCCTACCAGGTGATCGAGCTGATGAAGAAGATGCGAGACACGTTCAAGACGACCTTCATCTTCTCGACCCACGACCCGAAGATCGTCGGCGAGGCGGAAATCGTCCATACCCTGGAAGACGGCATGCTGGCCGGCACCAGGACCGTGGCGGGAGGGGGAAAATGAGCAAGCTCCTGAAGATCGCCGTCCGGAACCTGCTGCGGTACAAGAGGCGCACCCTGCTCACGACCTCCCTTGTCATGCTCGGGGTCGTATTCGTTCTGGTGTTCGTCTCCCTCTCGGGTTCCTTCAAGGCCATGATGGTCGCCCAGATCACCGATTCGATGATCGGCCATCTGCAGCTCCACCGGAAAGGGTACGTGGCCTCCATCGACACCCTTCCCCAGAATCTCAACATGAAGGCCGGCGCGATCAGGCGGCTGGAGAAGGCGCTGGGCGAACAGCCCGAAATCGAGGCGTATTCCCCGCGGATCAAGTTCGGCGGCATGTTCAGCAACTTCGCGGAAACGACCAATATCCGGCTGAACGGCATCGATCCGGAGAGGGAATTCGCGACCGTTCCCCTTTTGTCCGGAAGAGTGCTGGAAGGGAAGGACACCATCGGGCGGGGAGAGATCTGGATCCCGGAGCTGCTGGCCAGGGGAATGAAGGTGAAGATAGGGGATACCGTGGTCATCATCGCCACCAATCAGAACGGCTCGGTGAACGGGAAACAATTCCTGGTGGCCGGCGTGCTGGGCAGCGCGACGGGTCCGGGCGGGCGCGACGGCTATATCCATATAGAGGATGCGGCGGAGGTGCTGCGGATGGAGGAGCCGGAGATCAGCGAGGTGGCCGTCCGGATCCGGGACTTCGACCGTCTCGGCGCCGTAAGCAGGCGATTGACCGCCCTCCTCGAAAAGGAGGTCAACCCGATGGGGAAGCCGATCTTCGAGGTCCATACCTGGGAGA
The sequence above is a segment of the Thermodesulfobacteriota bacterium genome. Coding sequences within it:
- a CDS encoding ABC transporter permease, whose product is MSKLLKIAVRNLLRYKRRTLLTTSLVMLGVVFVLVFVSLSGSFKAMMVAQITDSMIGHLQLHRKGYVASIDTLPQNLNMKAGAIRRLEKALGEQPEIEAYSPRIKFGGMFSNFAETTNIRLNGIDPEREFATVPLLSGRVLEGKDTIGRGEIWIPELLARGMKVKIGDTVVIIATNQNGSVNGKQFLVAGVLGSATGPGGRDGYIHIEDAAEVLRMEEPEISEVAVRIRDFDRLGAVSRRLTALLEKEVNPMGKPIFEVHTWEKLSPFYNIARMIDLLTLFMKVMLIAIVLVAIMNVMIMAVYERIREIGTIAAIGTRPGRILSLFLLEGLSLGVGGAHLRQHVGAAVIFVLNMSNITYDFGQQKDLLLQASIRPADVFALSAIVIVISAVASLQPAFKASRMEPIKALKHV
- a CDS encoding ABC transporter ATP-binding protein, with the translated sequence MGLIVATDITKDYQAGDVTVRALKGLSFKIDPGSFVSFVGPSGSGKTTLLNLIGCLDKPSGGLLEVAGIDVSALDRRNGAAFRGDKIGFIFQDFNLIPVLTVYENIEYPLLMVQDVPAPERSDRVLALLEAVGMLEQMHKFPDQISGGQKQRVAVARALVTKPELVLADEPTANLDHATAYQVIELMKKMRDTFKTTFIFSTHDPKIVGEAEIVHTLEDGMLAGTRTVAGGGK